The proteins below come from a single Mya arenaria isolate MELC-2E11 chromosome 6, ASM2691426v1 genomic window:
- the LOC128239070 gene encoding uncharacterized protein LOC128239070, producing MAVTTTSPPMNPGGEHITVYTARPPVSQPEIDNGTRASGAANTTTIIVGILVPIILIGVGALIFYVWYRRKYPVRMGIGRNFTTFSNPAYSKKESSVTLVRDDPEKLYRTLSRRNPATIEERIDEVDGQVNPAFEPEQSPELATVEMRSNSGIPAVSNISTDTKNKVQPVESDIAPIKAVGRDRPRKRATLIRIDVADKELDNNFDPVTESDLGIRTASDMSIGNDSTDTHTINLSFSGIHDNRPESMERSRSEQFLWTHNDASFSNTTLQQKGRSQSDSFATRIKSNESRKQDRKLTFENACSEPLDENKTDSIDEFEKLEKMIDSSEKFSEKHYIPQLESKETISHNDNDPAEMMGDETNVINVSIQNLKSDENDSSTVEDIDKLDEKNGQSLNPVDLTDDNNDTETTVTDQELETNADSIAEREEDVSLETKLVCRQQSKRPSLTLSKENIVMDQEMPTILVQDEIIFEPETPNPIDLHCSPATSPRRGRRAFTLNDIAVKLPVSNYQDDDRAGDEKSRSTPAIYSGVPTEYFWKQSKEQEIRGDSVVKTYEEKDDMKNSNIDQNSEIQNSQPSILNTKEANARSGQSLINENPFSFIPNDVCINNNTDKTHSDLIIPDMSQINTNAESSDLKEFDNIKRGPNISEADDTVLQETVNSIDSLRIDTSDANVPDSFPSSVAFELTSPTIDVEDHQHSDDSKDEMSKRKISAFVFDSEADNEESYSSDNESTKSNEDSSHEGSESVEFQKGVLDEKSQDVIDEQVGFKNIDDMTMPFEESLNFLAGSSAATVLGQGECKDANSSNIETVNATGVGFECFEKSITEISNDSGNMIRSKEGSTNSNVLGEVLLDVHGNVNDQSSA from the exons ATGGCGGTAACCACCACCAGCCCCCCTATGAACCCGGGAGGAGAGCACATCACCGTATACACAGCAAGGCCTCCTGTATCACAG CCCGAGATAGACAACGGCACACGGGCCAGCGGAGCTGCaaacaccaccaccataatTGTTGGCATCCTTGTCCCAATCATTTTAATTGGCGTGGGTGCCCTCATCTTCTACGTTTGGTATCGTCGCAAATATCCTGTGAGAATGGGGATCGGTAGGAATTTCACAACGTTTTCCAACCCTGCCTATAGCAAAAAAGAATCATCTGTTACTTTAGTTCGTGATGATCCTGAAAAACTATACAGAACACTATCAAGACGAAATCCAGCTACTATTGAAGAAAGAATAGATGAAGTCGATGGTCAAGTAAATCCCGCCTTTGAACCTGAACAAAGTCCCGAACTAGCAACTGTTGAGATGAGGTCTAATTCCGGTATACCGGCAGTTTCTAATATATCAACAGACACTAAGAACAAAGTCCAGCCAGTAGAATCTGATATAGCTCCCATTAAAGCTGTTGGACGAGATCGACCACGAAAACGTGCTACGTTGATAAGGATTGACGTTGCAGACAAGGAACTTGATAACAACTTTGACCCAGTAACTGAATCAGATCTTGGTATAAGAACGGCAAGCGATATGAGTATTGGCAATGATAGCACTGACACGCACACTATAAATCTTTCATTTTCAGGCATTCACGATAATAGGCCGGAAAGTATGGAGAGGTCAAGAAGTGAGCAATTTCTTTGGACACATAATGATGCGTCCTTTTCCAATACTACTCTTCAGCAAAAGGGAAGGTCTCAAAGTGATTCATTTGCAACTCGTATAAAATCCAACGAATCAAGAAAGCAAGATAGAAAACTGACTTTTGAAAACGCATGTAGCGAACCATTGGACGAGAACAAAACAGACAGCATTGATGAGTTTGAAAAACTAGAGAAAATGATAGATAGTTCAGAGAAATTCAGTGAAAAACATTACATTCCACAGTTGGAAAGTAAAGAGACAATCTCCCATAATGACAATGATCCTGCAGAAATGATGGGTGATGAAACTAATGTTATTAATGTGTCAATACAAAACCTCAAATCGGATGAAAATGATAGTTCTACTGTCGAAGACATTGACAAGCTTGACGAGAAAAATGGTCAATCGTTAAATCCAGTGGATCTTACCGATGACAATAACGATACAGAAACAACTGTTACTGACCAAGAATTGGAAACAAATGCTGATAGTATTGCTGAAAGAGAAGAAGACGTTTCGTTAGAGACCAAACTTGTTTGTCGGCAGCAATCAAAACGACCATCATTGACATTATCGAAGGAAAACATTGTGATGGACCAAGAAATGCCCACTATTCTTGTTCAagatgaaattatatttgagcCCGAGACACCAAATCCGATCGATCTTCACTGTTCTCCAGCCACGAGTCCTAGGCGAGGGAGACGGGCCTTCACATTAAACGACATAGCTGTGAAATTGCCGGTATCTAATTATCAAGATGATGATCGTGCTGGAGATGAAAAATCCAGGTCCACCCCTGCCATTTATTCTGGTGTACCGACTGAATATTTCTGGAAACAATCTAAAGAACAGGAAATACGCGGCGACAGTGTAGTTAAAACTTACGAGGAAAAGGACGATATGAAAAATTCAAACATTGACCAGAACAGTGAAATACAGAATAGTCAACCAAGTATTCTAAATACAAAAGAAGCAAATGCAAGAAGTGGCCAATCGTTAATAAACGAAAATCCGTTCTCATTTATACCTAACGATGTATGTATTAACAACAATACTGATAAGACACACTCCGATCTTATCATTCCAGATATGTCTCAAATAAATACGAATGCAGAAAGTAGTGACTTGAAAGAATTTGACAATATTAAAAGAGGCCCAAATATTTCTGAGGCTGATGATACTGTATTGCAAGAAACAGTAAATTCAATAGATAGTCTACGTATTGATACTTCAGATGCCAATGTTCCCGATTCTTTTCCAAGCTCAGTAGCATTCGAATTAACATCACCTACCATAGACGTAGAAGACCATCAACATTCTGATGATTCCAAAGACGAGATGAGTAAAAGAAAAATTTCCGCTTTCGTGTTTGACTCTGAAGCAGATAACGAAGAAAGTTATAGCTCTGACAACGAGTCTACAAAATCTAACGAGGATTCTTCCCACGAAGGTTCTGAATCAGTCGAATTTCAGAAAGGTGTTCTTGATGAGAAAAGTCAAGACGTCATAGATGAGCAAGtaggttttaaaaatattgatgatatgACCATGCCATTCGAAGAGTCTTTGAATTTTTTAGCCGGGTCCTCAGCAGCAACAGTTTTGGGACAAGGAGAATGCAAAGATGCAAACAGTTCCAACATTGAAACAGTCAATGCTACAGGTGttggttttgaatgttttgagaAAAGCATAACAGAAATTTCGAACGATTCTGGGAATATGATAAGAAGTAAGGAGGGAAGCACTAACTCTAACGTTTTAGGTGAAGTGTTGCTAGATGTGCACGGTAATGTAAATGACCAATCTTCGGCGTAA
- the LOC128238703 gene encoding uncharacterized protein DDB_G0283357-like isoform X1, whose translation MQNDEFGQETSRGAKKFLYSGPKKNTDVEDDLPWSFNSKPQKNNNSGVNGSSKLDLDNVWSIQRNVNVGGVKKQPRADQSLTYNADKAYYSRHGGGKDTDEFGSSFGGQANGGGIDPGGKSWASGNQSRRPFSYAFGTENQASQDKPVSPRNQSNSSAGLYTQSSDQSPNGSAIKAGTNSLMGNNFNSNNRGPVSMKNLSSNTNSMAGKPITSNSSSIGVSQTYNPTSRNSLFSSSNQNSSFGASNQNGIFGPSSSRGPGHGDLPAFLSPQSSRSSIDGPQSSRGPGNGDLQTFQSPQNGRAATDRSSTRQNKSFW comes from the exons ATGCAAAACGACGAATTTGGACAAGAAACTAGCC GTGGAGCAAAAAAGTTTCTGTACTCTGGACCAAAGAAGAACACAGATGTTGAGGATGATCTCCCTTGGAGCTTTAACTCAAAAccacagaaaaacaacaaca GTGGTGTAAACGGAAGCTCGAAGTTGGACCTTGACAATGTATGGAGCATACAGCGCAATGTGaacgtgggtggggtaaagaaGCAGCCAAGGGCAGATCAGTCACTCACCTACAATGCAGACAAGGCCTATTATTCTCGCCATGGAGGGGGGAAAg ATACAGATGAGTTTGGATCATCATTTGGGGGCCAAGCGAATGGTGGAGGTATTG ACCCTGGAGGAAAGTCTTGGGCATCAGGAAACCAGTCTCGCAGACCCTTTAGTTACGCATTTGGCACGGAAAACCAAGCTTCACAGGACAAACCTGTTTCACCTAGAAACCAGTCTAATTCTAGTGCAGGCTTATACACACAGTCTTCTGACCAATCACCCAACGGCAGTGCCATAAAAGCAGGGACAAACTCTTTAATGGGAAACAATTTTAATAGTAATAACAGGGGGCCAGTTAGCATGAAAAATTTATCCAGCAACACAAATTCCATGGCGGGTAAGCCTATAACATCAAACAGTTCTTCAATTGGAGTAAGTCAGACTTATAACCCTACTTCAAGGAACAGTCTATTTAGTTCGTCCAATCAGAACAGTTCATTTGGTGCATCCAATCAGAATGGAATATTTGGTCCATCAAGCTCTAGAGGCCCAGGACATGGTGACTTGCCCGCCTTTCTTTCTCCACAAAGTAGTCGGTCCTCCATAGATGGTCCGCAAAGCTCAAGAGGACCAGGCAATGGTGACTTGCAGACCTTTCAGTCACCACAAAACGGTCGAGCCGCCACAGATAGAAGCTCCacaagacaaaataaatcattttggtGA
- the LOC128238703 gene encoding uncharacterized protein DDB_G0283357-like isoform X3, translated as MDSEDSGGAKKFLYSGPKKNTDVEDDLPWSFNSKPQKNNNSGVNGSSKLDLDNVWSIQRNVNVGGVKKQPRADQSLTYNADKAYYSRHGGGKDTDEFGSSFGGQANGGGIDPGGKSWASGNQSRRPFSYAFGTENQASQDKPVSPRNQSNSSAGLYTQSSDQSPNGSAIKAGTNSLMGNNFNSNNRGPVSMKNLSSNTNSMAGKPITSNSSSIGVSQTYNPTSRNSLFSSSNQNSSFGASNQNGIFGPSSSRGPGHGDLPAFLSPQSSRSSIDGPQSSRGPGNGDLQTFQSPQNGRAATDRSSTRQNKSFW; from the exons ATGGATTCGGAAGATTcag GTGGAGCAAAAAAGTTTCTGTACTCTGGACCAAAGAAGAACACAGATGTTGAGGATGATCTCCCTTGGAGCTTTAACTCAAAAccacagaaaaacaacaaca GTGGTGTAAACGGAAGCTCGAAGTTGGACCTTGACAATGTATGGAGCATACAGCGCAATGTGaacgtgggtggggtaaagaaGCAGCCAAGGGCAGATCAGTCACTCACCTACAATGCAGACAAGGCCTATTATTCTCGCCATGGAGGGGGGAAAg ATACAGATGAGTTTGGATCATCATTTGGGGGCCAAGCGAATGGTGGAGGTATTG ACCCTGGAGGAAAGTCTTGGGCATCAGGAAACCAGTCTCGCAGACCCTTTAGTTACGCATTTGGCACGGAAAACCAAGCTTCACAGGACAAACCTGTTTCACCTAGAAACCAGTCTAATTCTAGTGCAGGCTTATACACACAGTCTTCTGACCAATCACCCAACGGCAGTGCCATAAAAGCAGGGACAAACTCTTTAATGGGAAACAATTTTAATAGTAATAACAGGGGGCCAGTTAGCATGAAAAATTTATCCAGCAACACAAATTCCATGGCGGGTAAGCCTATAACATCAAACAGTTCTTCAATTGGAGTAAGTCAGACTTATAACCCTACTTCAAGGAACAGTCTATTTAGTTCGTCCAATCAGAACAGTTCATTTGGTGCATCCAATCAGAATGGAATATTTGGTCCATCAAGCTCTAGAGGCCCAGGACATGGTGACTTGCCCGCCTTTCTTTCTCCACAAAGTAGTCGGTCCTCCATAGATGGTCCGCAAAGCTCAAGAGGACCAGGCAATGGTGACTTGCAGACCTTTCAGTCACCACAAAACGGTCGAGCCGCCACAGATAGAAGCTCCacaagacaaaataaatcattttggtGA
- the LOC128238703 gene encoding uncharacterized protein DDB_G0283357-like isoform X2 produces the protein MFTDMGRGGAKKFLYSGPKKNTDVEDDLPWSFNSKPQKNNNSGVNGSSKLDLDNVWSIQRNVNVGGVKKQPRADQSLTYNADKAYYSRHGGGKDTDEFGSSFGGQANGGGIDPGGKSWASGNQSRRPFSYAFGTENQASQDKPVSPRNQSNSSAGLYTQSSDQSPNGSAIKAGTNSLMGNNFNSNNRGPVSMKNLSSNTNSMAGKPITSNSSSIGVSQTYNPTSRNSLFSSSNQNSSFGASNQNGIFGPSSSRGPGHGDLPAFLSPQSSRSSIDGPQSSRGPGNGDLQTFQSPQNGRAATDRSSTRQNKSFW, from the exons ATGTTCACGGATATGGGAAGAG GTGGAGCAAAAAAGTTTCTGTACTCTGGACCAAAGAAGAACACAGATGTTGAGGATGATCTCCCTTGGAGCTTTAACTCAAAAccacagaaaaacaacaaca GTGGTGTAAACGGAAGCTCGAAGTTGGACCTTGACAATGTATGGAGCATACAGCGCAATGTGaacgtgggtggggtaaagaaGCAGCCAAGGGCAGATCAGTCACTCACCTACAATGCAGACAAGGCCTATTATTCTCGCCATGGAGGGGGGAAAg ATACAGATGAGTTTGGATCATCATTTGGGGGCCAAGCGAATGGTGGAGGTATTG ACCCTGGAGGAAAGTCTTGGGCATCAGGAAACCAGTCTCGCAGACCCTTTAGTTACGCATTTGGCACGGAAAACCAAGCTTCACAGGACAAACCTGTTTCACCTAGAAACCAGTCTAATTCTAGTGCAGGCTTATACACACAGTCTTCTGACCAATCACCCAACGGCAGTGCCATAAAAGCAGGGACAAACTCTTTAATGGGAAACAATTTTAATAGTAATAACAGGGGGCCAGTTAGCATGAAAAATTTATCCAGCAACACAAATTCCATGGCGGGTAAGCCTATAACATCAAACAGTTCTTCAATTGGAGTAAGTCAGACTTATAACCCTACTTCAAGGAACAGTCTATTTAGTTCGTCCAATCAGAACAGTTCATTTGGTGCATCCAATCAGAATGGAATATTTGGTCCATCAAGCTCTAGAGGCCCAGGACATGGTGACTTGCCCGCCTTTCTTTCTCCACAAAGTAGTCGGTCCTCCATAGATGGTCCGCAAAGCTCAAGAGGACCAGGCAATGGTGACTTGCAGACCTTTCAGTCACCACAAAACGGTCGAGCCGCCACAGATAGAAGCTCCacaagacaaaataaatcattttggtGA